One window of the Anaeromyxobacter dehalogenans 2CP-C genome contains the following:
- a CDS encoding aldo/keto reductase, with protein MTALPRFQPRRPLGRTGFPVTRVGAGDLADRSVPKERCVATLRRALDAGVNVVDTAPMYEDGYSEEIVGEALRGRREGVLVVDKIDHLDRPVAPQLDESLGRLGMRAVDLLVFHSVSEPAAWARLAAQGGGMQELAEEIGRGRARFRGVSSHHPDVLAAALDSGLCDVLMFPVGPYVHPRYVQEILPRARALGVGTICFKTFGAGKLLGDTEGYGRALAERPRGKLSSGGQDAAAPTLPRLPVEACVRYTLTCDPDVALLGLSFPNEQDAAFAAAAAFRPMDDAELAETRRRAAEAVQGKGAVWWNPPERPGA; from the coding sequence ATGACCGCGCTCCCCCGCTTCCAGCCGCGCCGGCCCCTCGGCCGGACCGGCTTCCCCGTCACCCGCGTCGGCGCCGGCGACCTCGCCGATCGCAGCGTGCCGAAGGAGCGCTGCGTCGCCACGCTGCGCCGCGCCCTCGACGCCGGCGTGAACGTGGTGGACACCGCCCCGATGTACGAGGACGGCTACTCGGAGGAGATCGTCGGCGAGGCGCTCCGCGGCCGGCGCGAGGGCGTGCTCGTGGTGGACAAGATCGACCACCTCGACCGGCCCGTCGCCCCGCAGCTCGACGAGAGCCTGGGGCGGCTCGGCATGCGCGCCGTGGACCTGCTGGTGTTCCACTCCGTCTCCGAGCCGGCCGCGTGGGCGCGCCTCGCCGCGCAGGGCGGGGGCATGCAGGAGCTGGCCGAGGAGATCGGGCGCGGGCGGGCGCGCTTCCGCGGCGTCTCCAGCCACCACCCCGACGTCCTCGCCGCCGCGCTCGACTCCGGCCTGTGCGACGTCCTCATGTTCCCGGTGGGCCCGTACGTGCACCCGCGGTACGTGCAGGAGATCCTGCCGCGCGCCCGCGCCCTCGGCGTCGGCACCATCTGCTTCAAGACGTTCGGCGCCGGCAAGCTGCTCGGGGACACCGAGGGCTACGGCCGGGCGCTGGCGGAGCGCCCGCGCGGGAAGCTCTCGTCGGGCGGGCAGGACGCGGCCGCCCCGACGCTGCCGCGGCTCCCGGTCGAGGCGTGCGTCCGGTACACGCTCACCTGCGATCCCGACGTGGCGCTGCTCGGCCTCTCGTTCCCGAACGAGCAGGACGCCGCGTTCGCCGCCGCGGCGGCGTTCCGGCCGATGGACGACGCGGAGCTGGCCGAGACGCGCCGGCGTGCGGCCGAGGCGGTGCAGGGCAAGGGAGCCGTCTGGTGGAACCCACCGGAGCGGCCCGGCGCCTGA
- a CDS encoding type 1 glutamine amidotransferase domain-containing protein, whose product MARIAFIADDLFEDSELRVPWDRLRQAGHETVLVGLEKGKQIRGKKQRETFTTDAAARDVTADDFDAVVVPGGYSPDHLRTDMDMVRLVRTAFTAGKPVAAVCHGPWMLVEADAIDGKTVTSWPSLKTDLINAGARWVDRQVVEDGNVITSRKPDDLEAFSDAILRHLGEEARARPGDSAGAEQGAGI is encoded by the coding sequence ATGGCGCGCATCGCATTCATCGCGGACGATCTGTTCGAGGACTCGGAGCTCCGCGTCCCGTGGGACCGCCTGCGGCAGGCCGGGCACGAGACGGTGCTGGTGGGCCTCGAGAAGGGGAAGCAGATCCGCGGCAAGAAGCAGCGGGAGACGTTCACCACCGACGCGGCCGCGCGGGACGTCACCGCCGACGACTTCGACGCCGTGGTGGTGCCGGGCGGCTACTCCCCCGATCACCTCCGCACCGACATGGACATGGTCCGGCTGGTGCGGACCGCGTTCACCGCCGGGAAGCCAGTGGCGGCGGTCTGCCACGGCCCGTGGATGCTGGTCGAGGCGGACGCGATCGACGGCAAGACCGTGACCTCCTGGCCCTCGCTCAAGACCGACCTCATCAACGCCGGCGCCCGCTGGGTGGACCGGCAGGTCGTCGAGGACGGGAACGTCATCACCAGCCGGAAGCCCGACGATCTCGAGGCGTTCTCCGACGCGATCCTGCGCCACCTGGGCGAGGAGGCCCGAGCGCGCCCCGGCGACTCGGCCGGCGCCGAGCAGGGCGCGGGGATCTGA
- a CDS encoding class I SAM-dependent methyltransferase, protein MAAFKDHFTPVADAYRAFRPRYPRALFRWLGEVAPARGDALDCGCGSGQASLGLAEFFERVHAVDPGEAQIRQALRHPRVTYAVAPAEDTGLPPASVDVAIAAQAMHWFDLDRFWAELRRVARPGAVFAAVTYGLTRVDPEVDAVVDRLYHGLLARDWPPERVHVESGYRTLPFPFPELEAPPLEIEERWPMDAFLGYLGTWSAVTAHRRRTGADPLAEIAPALRAAWGTPERPLRVTWPIAIRAGRILPHAGG, encoded by the coding sequence ATGGCCGCGTTCAAGGACCACTTCACCCCGGTGGCGGACGCGTACCGCGCCTTCCGGCCCCGCTACCCGCGCGCGCTGTTCCGCTGGCTCGGCGAGGTCGCGCCCGCGCGCGGCGACGCGCTGGACTGTGGCTGCGGGAGCGGCCAGGCCTCGCTCGGCCTCGCCGAGTTCTTCGAGCGTGTGCACGCCGTCGATCCGGGCGAGGCGCAGATCCGGCAGGCGCTCCGTCACCCGCGGGTGACCTACGCGGTGGCGCCCGCCGAGGACACCGGCCTGCCGCCCGCGTCGGTGGACGTCGCGATCGCGGCGCAGGCCATGCACTGGTTCGACCTCGACCGGTTCTGGGCCGAGCTGCGGCGGGTCGCGCGGCCCGGCGCCGTGTTCGCGGCGGTGACCTACGGGCTCACCCGCGTGGACCCCGAGGTGGACGCGGTGGTGGACCGCCTCTACCACGGGTTGCTCGCCCGCGACTGGCCGCCCGAGCGCGTGCACGTCGAGAGCGGGTACCGGACCCTGCCGTTCCCCTTCCCCGAGCTCGAGGCGCCGCCGCTGGAGATCGAGGAGCGCTGGCCGATGGACGCCTTCCTGGGCTACCTCGGCACCTGGTCCGCGGTGACCGCGCACCGCCGGCGCACCGGCGCCGATCCGCTCGCCGAGATCGCCCCCGCGCTGCGCGCCGCATGGGGCACGCCGGAGCGGCCGCTCCGCGTCACCTGGCCGATCGCGATCCGGGCGGGGCGGATCCTGCCGCACGCCGGCGGGTGA
- a CDS encoding DUF2721 domain-containing protein: MPPDPAIANITRVIQLSVAPVFLLTAAGTLLGVFSTRLGRIVDRSRRLLERLPALPPERQPGVREELALQFRRRQLVNTAITFATAAALLVCVLIAVAFIASLLHWDFSHPVAGLFVAAMVAFIGALLAFLAEVLLAVRSVRIDH, translated from the coding sequence ATGCCGCCCGATCCCGCGATCGCCAACATCACCCGGGTCATCCAGCTCTCCGTCGCGCCCGTGTTCCTGCTGACCGCCGCCGGGACGCTGCTCGGGGTGTTCTCGACGCGGCTCGGGCGCATCGTGGACCGCTCGCGCCGGCTCCTGGAGCGCCTCCCGGCGCTGCCGCCCGAGCGCCAGCCCGGCGTGCGCGAGGAGCTGGCCCTGCAGTTCCGCCGGCGCCAGCTCGTCAACACCGCCATCACGTTCGCGACCGCCGCCGCGCTGCTGGTGTGCGTGCTCATCGCCGTCGCGTTCATCGCCTCCCTGCTGCACTGGGACTTCTCGCACCCGGTGGCCGGGCTGTTCGTCGCGGCCATGGTGGCGTTCATCGGCGCGCTGCTCGCGTTCCTCGCGGAGGTGCTGCTGGCGGTCCGGAGCGTCCGGATAGACCATTGA